In one Pempheris klunzingeri isolate RE-2024b chromosome 8, fPemKlu1.hap1, whole genome shotgun sequence genomic region, the following are encoded:
- the rps19 gene encoding small ribosomal subunit protein eS19, which produces MPGVTVKDVNQQEFVRALAAFLKKSGKLKVPDWVDLVKLGKHKELAPSDENWFYIRAASTVRHLYLRGGAGVGSMTKIYGSRQRNGVCPAHYSVGSKNVARKVLQALELLKMIEKDPNGGRRLTAQGTRDLDRIAGQVAAANKKTV; this is translated from the exons ATGCCAGGTGTCACAGTAAAGGACGTCAACCAGCAGGAATTTGTCCGTGCCCTGGCGGCCTTCCTGAAGAA GTCAGGAAAGCTGAAGGTGCCTGACTGGGTGGACCTTGTTAAGCTGGGTAAGCACAAGGAGCTGGCCCCCAGTGATGAGAACTGGTTCTACATCAGAGCCG CATCCACAGTCCGCCACCTGTATCTCCGTGGAGGTGCTGGTGTTGGCTCCATGACCAAGATCTATGGAAGTCGCCAGAGGAACGGCGTATGCCCTGCTCACTACAGTGTCGGGTCCAAAAATGTGGCTCGTAAGGTGCTGCAGGCGCTGGAGCTTCTTAAGATGATTGAGAAGGATCCCAATGG TGGTCGCAGACTAACCGCCCAGGGAACCAGAGACCTGGATAGAATCGCTGGCCAG GTTGCAGCTGCAAACAAGAAAACTGTTTAA
- the LOC139204674 gene encoding adenosine receptor A1-like, whose amino-acid sequence MEVMWLYSLCECILSVSVIVVSVRLCMAVSGSNTVADVEERTGSARPQPGSVSCCLRLCLGWVGAVGGAVGVPVTVFLNLRTPQCLYTCITLVCCPLLVRQFTMFLLMLLTLDVHLQHRLADRYSSVMTRQRALCVVLLCWMGSVLSSFAQFIGSDVLDTWTSGGTGQGTAGLGLHGNWTTSLPHLTPSFPPKYHHGRKVIAKYLPYGGFLSKFYVEDMHNFTYAEIHSSHWAVCAPDAILSPQFLVYVQGMSAFILPLLCLLTIYLDLLCKSKKTSFSHADPPKHDSCRIRSLALSLSLLVLLCLPLHIIHALVLFAPKTNLPAWVHAVAMFLFQLYSLVPQILFTPPKEQVVEEQASFPLSVPHLPPAAAPWFSAKHSLKAKVCPEV is encoded by the exons ATGGAAGTGATGTGGTTGTACTCTCTGTGCGAGTgcatcctgtctgtgtctgtaatTGTGGTGAGTGTGAGGTTGTGCATGGCGGTCAGTGGCAGCAATACAGTGGCTGACGTCGAGGAGAGAACCGGGAGTGCGCGGCCCCAACCCGGGAGTGTCTCATGCTGTCTTCGACTGTGCCTGGGCTGGGTGGGGGCCGTGGGGGGTGCAGTAGGCGTCCCTGTGACCGTGTTTCTCAACCTGCGAACCCCCCAGTGTCTGTACACCTGCATAACCTTGGTGTGTTGCCCTTTGCTGGTCAGGCAGTTTACTATGTTCCTGTTAATGCTGCTCACACTGGACGTCCACCTGCAGCATCGCTTGGCAGACAG GTACTCCTCAGTGATGACCCGTCAACGAGCTCTGTGTGTGGTTCTGCTGTGCTGGATGGGCTCTGTTCTGTCCTCCTTCGCCCAGTTCATCGGCTCAGACGTCCTCGACACCTGGACGAGTGGTGGGACTGGTCAGGGCACGGCTGGCCTCGGGCTGCATGGCAACTGGACAACCTCTTTACCCCATCTTACCCCTTCCTTTCCCCCCAAGTACCACCATGGCCGCAAAGTCATCGCAAAATACCTTCCATATGGAGGCTTCCTGTCAAAGTTTTATGTGGAAGACATGCATAACTTCACCTACGCTGAGATTCATAGCAGCCATTGGGCAGTGTGCGCCCCTGATGCCATTCTCAGTCCCCAGTTCTTAGTTTATGTCCAAGGGATGTCAGCGTTCATCCTCCCCTTGCTTTGCCTACTGACCATTTACCTTGACCTGCTATGCAAGTCCAAGAAGACTTCTTTTAGTCACGCCGACCCCCCTAAGCATGACTCCTGCCGGATCCGCTCCCTGGCTCTGTCCCTCTCCCTTTTAGTTCTGCTGTGCCTGCCGCTCCACATTATCCACGCTCTCGTGCTCTTCGCCCCCAAAACCAATCTTCCTGCCTGGGTTCATGCAGTTGCCATGTTCCTCTTCCAGCTATACAGCCTAGTGCCCCAGATCCTCTTCACTCCTCCTAAGGAACAAGTGGTGGAAGAACAGGCatcctttcctctttctgtccccCATCTTCCACCTGCA GCAGCTCCATGGTTTTCAGCCAAACACTCCCTTAAAGCCAAAGTGTGCCCAGAGGTCTGA